One part of the Entelurus aequoreus isolate RoL-2023_Sb linkage group LG05, RoL_Eaeq_v1.1, whole genome shotgun sequence genome encodes these proteins:
- the prdx1 gene encoding peroxiredoxin-1, producing the protein MAAGKAQIGKMAPDFTAKAVMPDGQFQDLTLSDYKGKYVVFFFYPLDFTFVCPTEIIAFSDAAEEFRKIDCEVIAASVDSHFSHFAWTNTPRKQGGLGSMKIPLVSDIRHTISTDYGVLKEDEGIAYRGLFIIDNKGILRQITINDLPVGRSVEETLRLVQAFQFTDKHGEVCPAGWKPGSDTIKPDVQKSKDFFSKQ; encoded by the exons ATGGCTGCAGGCAAAGCTCAAATCGGAAAGATGGCTCCGGATTTCACGGCCAAAGCGGTGATGCCAGATGGTCAGTTCCAGGACCTCACGCTGTCAGACTACAAAG GCAAGTACGTGGTCTTCTTCTTCTACCCACTGGACTTCACCTTCGTGTGCCCCACTGAGATCATCGCATTCAGCGACGCGGCGGAAGAATTCAGGAAGATCGACTGCGAGGTGATCGCCGCCTCTGTGGACTCCCACTTCTCCCACTTCGCATG GACCAACACTCCTCGCAAGCAGGGCGGTCTGGGCAGCATGAAGATCCCCCTGGTGTCTGACATCCGACACACCATCTCCACGGATTATGGCGTCCTGAAGGAGGACGAAGGGATTGCCTACAG GGGTCTGTTCATCATCGACAACAAGGGCATCCTGAGACAGATCACCATCAACGACCTTCCGGTTGGACGTTCTGTGGAGGAGACCTTACGTCTGGTTCAGGCCTTTCAGTTCACCGACAAGCACGGAGAAG TGTGCCCAGCCGGCTGGAAACCAGGAAGTGACACCATCAAACCTGACGTCCAGAAGAGCAAAGACTTCTTCTCCAAGCAGTGA